A single Campylobacter concisus DNA region contains:
- a CDS encoding serine/threonine protein phosphatase, which produces MSEQIYIIGDVHGCFNTLLKLIDQFPNKEKSQICFVGDVIDRGPCSCETVELIIQNNYKMVMGNHERRLLSNKDFFLKNKIPFDTSWFYNNGGEETYRSYLIQSINFREKHIEFLESIPVYLEFKDHKNQNGEHLVVSHSAVGKFWTLRDDDSSRDEFRRHVLSGRGDMIQVEGIFNVYGHTPVREAKLYTNSVNIDTGCVFNEEGYDKLSALEFPSMKIYTQKNVENFNKQG; this is translated from the coding sequence TTGAGCGAGCAAATTTATATTATAGGCGATGTGCACGGCTGTTTTAATACACTTTTAAAGCTCATTGATCAGTTTCCAAACAAAGAAAAATCACAAATTTGCTTTGTAGGAGATGTGATAGATAGAGGGCCTTGTAGCTGCGAGACAGTCGAGCTAATCATACAAAATAATTATAAAATGGTAATGGGAAATCATGAGCGAAGGCTGCTAAGCAACAAAGATTTCTTTTTAAAAAACAAAATACCATTTGATACAAGTTGGTTTTACAATAATGGCGGCGAAGAGACATACAGATCATATCTAATTCAAAGCATAAATTTCAGAGAAAAACACATAGAATTTTTAGAGAGTATCCCAGTATATTTAGAGTTTAAAGATCACAAAAACCAAAATGGCGAGCATTTGGTCGTTTCGCACTCGGCCGTTGGCAAATTTTGGACTTTAAGAGATGATGATAGTTCAAGAGATGAGTTTAGAAGGCATGTACTATCAGGCAGAGGCGATATGATACAAGTTGAAGGCATATTTAATGTCTATGGTCACACGCCAGTGCGCGAGGCTAAGCTCTATACAAATAGCGTAAATATCGATACGGGATGTGTTTTTAATGAAGAAGGATATGACAAGCTAAGTGCCTTAGAATTTCCATCGATGAAAATTTATACGCAAAAAAATGTTGAAAATTTTAATAAACAAGGATAA
- a CDS encoding two-component sensor histidine kinase, giving the protein MSEKTQILFKILSLYLVSSVLFLGYFFIHDYKNKKEALILNEVKSLKEIKMGIYMKARMNGLDSISSLTKEKGVHACIVLKNGEKIYKDFDCQKIDKSKNVNLIGGKVAIFEKIQYMDDNTTDELSHADIFLVGKDIKAEILSLQISTTLKALFFFFALLFVAFYLAKLSLRPLYKKIDTLNRFIKDSTHEINTPLSVISMSIETADLDNLNERNLKRFNNISLAAKSLNNIYDALVHLSFNLDKPGKKELIDLNLLTTQRLNYFSPFFAKRGLEIDTSLKPSFINADLGDVSKILDNLLSNASKYAAPNSKVRITLEPNFFSISNTGRGISKEDQMKIFDRYTRFNDDQGGFGIGLNLVKECCKKNDIVVKCQSELDGETTFLLSWQS; this is encoded by the coding sequence ATGTCTGAAAAGACACAAATTTTATTTAAAATTTTATCCCTTTATCTTGTTAGCTCTGTGCTATTTTTAGGATATTTTTTCATACATGACTATAAAAACAAAAAAGAAGCGCTCATTTTAAACGAGGTGAAGTCTTTAAAAGAGATAAAAATGGGCATTTACATGAAAGCTAGAATGAATGGACTTGATTCAATTTCAAGTCTAACAAAAGAAAAAGGCGTGCATGCTTGCATCGTGCTAAAAAATGGCGAGAAAATTTATAAAGACTTTGACTGCCAAAAAATCGACAAAAGCAAAAATGTAAATTTGATCGGCGGCAAGGTCGCGATATTTGAAAAGATCCAGTACATGGACGACAACACCACAGACGAGCTCTCACACGCAGATATTTTTCTAGTTGGCAAAGATATCAAGGCTGAAATTTTATCTTTACAAATTTCAACCACACTAAAGGCACTCTTTTTCTTTTTTGCCCTGCTCTTTGTCGCCTTTTACCTAGCAAAACTAAGTCTAAGACCGCTTTATAAAAAGATAGATACACTAAACCGCTTCATAAAAGACTCAACACACGAGATAAACACGCCTCTAAGCGTCATCTCGATGAGCATAGAAACAGCCGATCTTGACAACCTAAATGAGCGAAATTTAAAGCGTTTTAATAATATCAGCCTTGCCGCAAAGAGCCTAAATAACATTTATGACGCGCTCGTTCATCTAAGCTTTAACCTAGATAAGCCTGGCAAAAAAGAGCTCATAGACCTAAATTTGCTAACCACACAAAGACTGAACTATTTCTCGCCATTTTTTGCCAAACGCGGGCTTGAGATAGATACTAGCCTAAAGCCAAGCTTTATAAATGCAGATCTTGGGGATGTGAGCAAAATTTTAGACAACCTTCTTAGCAACGCCTCCAAATATGCAGCGCCAAATTCAAAAGTACGCATTACTTTAGAGCCAAATTTCTTTAGCATAAGTAACACCGGTCGAGGCATCAGCAAAGAGGATCAGATGAAAATTTTTGATCGTTACACGAGATTTAACGACGATCAAGGCGGCTTTGGCATAGGGCTAAATTTAGTTAAAGAGTGCTGCAAGAAAAATGATATCGTCGTAAAATGCCAAAGCGAACTTGATGGCGAGACTACGTTTTTACTCTCTTGGCAGAGTTAA
- a CDS encoding two-component system response regulator, producing MVRILLVEDDEILLDLISEYLVENGYEVTTSDNAKEALDLAYEQNFDLLILDVKLPQGDGFSLLSSLRELGVSAPSIFTTSLNTIDDLEKGYKSGCDDYLKKPFELKELLIRIQALLKRNFSHHSGDAIKISSEFSFHPQSKTLSKDGKNVNISSKESDLLALFLQNKGKILTKDEIFNKIWKFDEEPSELSLRVYIKNLRQILGKDAILNRRGDGYVYV from the coding sequence ATGGTTAGAATTTTGCTCGTTGAAGATGATGAAATTTTACTTGATCTCATCAGTGAATATCTAGTTGAAAATGGCTATGAAGTAACCACTTCAGATAACGCCAAAGAAGCGCTTGATCTCGCCTACGAGCAAAATTTCGACCTGCTTATACTTGATGTCAAACTCCCACAAGGAGATGGCTTTTCACTTCTTTCTTCCTTAAGAGAGCTAGGTGTTAGCGCACCTAGCATCTTTACCACCTCACTAAATACCATAGACGATCTTGAAAAAGGCTACAAAAGTGGCTGCGACGACTATCTAAAAAAGCCATTTGAGCTAAAAGAACTACTCATACGTATACAAGCACTTCTAAAGAGAAATTTCTCTCATCACAGTGGCGATGCGATCAAAATTTCAAGCGAATTTAGCTTTCATCCGCAGAGCAAGACACTAAGCAAAGATGGCAAAAATGTAAATATCTCAAGTAAAGAGAGCGACCTACTCGCGCTATTTTTGCAAAACAAAGGCAAAATTTTAACCAAAGATGAAATTTTTAATAAAATTTGGAAATTTGACGAGGAGCCAAGCGAGCTTAGCCTTCGTGTCTATATCAAAAATTTACGCCAAATTTTAGGCAAAGATGCCATTTTAAACAGGCGTGGGGACGGCTATGTCTATGTCTGA
- a CDS encoding pyruvate kinase — MKKLLLVALGAMFMLGGLANATEMMKKDDMGKDEMMKKEQMMKDDMGKKPMIKKDEMKKDDMGMKDEMKKDEMKKDDMGMKKDEMKKGM, encoded by the coding sequence ATGAAGAAATTACTACTAGTTGCACTTGGTGCTATGTTTATGCTTGGTGGTCTTGCAAATGCTACTGAAATGATGAAAAAAGACGACATGGGCAAAGACGAGATGATGAAGAAAGAGCAGATGATGAAAGATGACATGGGCAAAAAACCCATGATAAAAAAAGATGAAATGAAAAAAGATGACATGGGCATGAAAGACGAAATGAAAAAAGACGAAATGAAAAAAGACGACATGGGTATGAAAAAAGACGAAATGAAAAAAGGCATGTAA
- a CDS encoding DNA-binding protein — translation MKKAEFIQAVADKAGLSKKDTLKVVDATLETIQAVLEKGDTISFIGFGTFGTADRAARKARVPGTKKVIDVPASKAVKFKVGKKLKEAVAAGAAKKGKKK, via the coding sequence ATGAAAAAAGCTGAATTTATTCAAGCTGTTGCCGATAAGGCTGGTCTTTCAAAAAAAGATACTCTAAAAGTTGTTGATGCTACTTTGGAGACAATCCAAGCAGTTCTTGAAAAAGGCGATACAATTAGCTTTATAGGCTTTGGTACTTTCGGTACTGCTGACAGAGCTGCAAGAAAAGCTAGAGTTCCTGGAACTAAAAAAGTTATCGACGTTCCTGCTAGCAAAGCAGTTAAATTCAAAGTTGGCAAAAAACTTAAAGAAGCAGTTGCTGCTGGTGCTGCTAAAAAAGGTAAAAAGAAATAA
- a CDS encoding cell division protein FtsK, which yields MYFGIATAAPTADFVGSLGQSLGILNIKYFGLIAYVYPFLLIILGYFVYKNFKKFDFDFAQFLVGIFLFFVAFLMFQALSASSVNGGIIGNFIVSALKEVIGSIGTAVAILMMFIISLGLAFRENFIIVLRKAFVDKEIKVHEERNLKEIKQKQLPKIERKRQKNNDIKEEELIEAQVLNDDEQNLDEELEPELEKESRASTINGVEILNEVAENKKLLDQIERGNVEKPKNFILPPLKFLNDPPKRSHSVNETEIDQQISNLLDKLRKFKIDGDVVRTYTGPIVTTFEFRPAPHIKVSKILTLQDDLAMALKAQTIRIQAPIPGKDVVGIEVPNQNLETIYLKEILESEVFKNASSPLTMALGKDIVGAPFVTDLKKLPHLLIAGTTGSGKSVGINAMLLSLLYRNSPQTLRLMMIDPKMLEFSIYNDIPHLLTPVITEAKKAITALANMVAEMERRYKIMSQTRTKNIESYNEKMKEEGGEQFPYIVVIIDELADLMMTSGKDVELYIGRLAQMARASGIHLIVATQRPSVDVVTGLIKANLPSRISYRVGQRIDSKVILDQMGAESLLGRGDMLFTPPGSPGVIRLHAPFASEKEIETVVNFLKEQQDVVYDEKFLIEEGTSGSVAAGTLGEDELDELYEEAKEIILSEQKTSISYLQRRLKIGYNKAANIIEQMEKMGVLSPVNAKGQREIL from the coding sequence ATATATTTTGGTATCGCTACAGCTGCTCCAACTGCTGATTTTGTTGGCTCGCTTGGACAAAGCCTTGGTATTTTAAATATCAAATATTTTGGACTTATCGCGTATGTTTATCCATTTTTATTGATCATTTTGGGCTATTTTGTCTATAAAAATTTTAAGAAATTTGACTTTGATTTTGCTCAGTTTTTGGTAGGAATTTTTCTATTTTTTGTAGCTTTTTTGATGTTTCAAGCCTTGAGTGCTTCAAGTGTAAATGGCGGTATAATTGGAAATTTTATAGTTAGTGCCTTAAAAGAGGTGATCGGCTCTATCGGCACTGCGGTTGCTATACTTATGATGTTTATTATCTCACTTGGGCTTGCTTTTAGGGAAAATTTTATCATTGTTTTAAGAAAGGCTTTTGTAGATAAAGAGATAAAAGTCCATGAAGAGAGAAATTTAAAAGAGATAAAACAAAAGCAACTTCCAAAAATCGAACGCAAAAGACAAAAGAATAATGATATAAAAGAAGAAGAGCTTATAGAAGCTCAGGTGCTAAATGATGATGAACAGAATTTAGATGAAGAGCTAGAGCCTGAGCTAGAAAAAGAGAGCAGAGCTTCAACTATAAACGGAGTTGAAATTTTAAACGAAGTGGCTGAGAACAAGAAGTTGCTTGATCAAATAGAGCGAGGAAATGTGGAAAAGCCAAAGAATTTTATCTTACCACCGCTTAAATTTTTAAACGATCCGCCAAAACGCTCGCATAGTGTCAATGAAACGGAAATCGATCAGCAAATTTCTAATTTGCTTGATAAACTCCGTAAGTTTAAAATAGACGGCGATGTGGTTAGAACTTATACTGGGCCTATCGTCACGACATTTGAGTTTCGTCCAGCTCCACATATCAAGGTAAGTAAAATTTTAACACTTCAAGATGACCTAGCGATGGCACTAAAGGCTCAAACGATCCGTATCCAAGCGCCGATCCCTGGTAAAGATGTGGTAGGCATCGAGGTGCCAAATCAAAATTTAGAAACTATATACCTAAAAGAAATTTTAGAGAGCGAAGTCTTTAAAAATGCAAGTAGCCCGCTAACTATGGCGCTTGGCAAAGATATCGTCGGTGCCCCTTTTGTGACAGACCTCAAAAAGCTCCCACATTTACTAATCGCAGGTACAACTGGATCAGGCAAGAGTGTGGGTATAAATGCGATGCTTTTAAGCTTGCTTTATAGAAATAGCCCGCAAACTTTACGTCTAATGATGATCGATCCAAAAATGCTTGAATTTAGCATATATAACGACATCCCACATCTTCTAACTCCAGTTATTACAGAGGCTAAAAAGGCGATCACTGCACTTGCCAATATGGTCGCTGAGATGGAGCGAAGATATAAGATAATGAGCCAAACTCGTACGAAAAATATAGAGAGCTACAATGAAAAGATGAAAGAGGAAGGCGGCGAGCAGTTCCCGTACATCGTTGTGATCATCGATGAGCTAGCTGATCTCATGATGACTAGTGGCAAGGATGTGGAGCTTTATATCGGCCGTCTAGCACAGATGGCAAGGGCTAGTGGCATACACTTGATAGTGGCAACTCAGCGCCCAAGTGTTGATGTCGTGACTGGCCTTATAAAAGCAAATTTACCAAGCAGGATAAGCTATAGAGTAGGGCAGAGGATCGATAGTAAGGTCATCCTTGATCAAATGGGAGCTGAGAGCTTGCTCGGACGTGGAGATATGTTATTTACACCTCCAGGAAGCCCTGGTGTGATCAGGCTTCATGCACCATTTGCTAGTGAAAAAGAGATAGAAACGGTTGTAAATTTCTTAAAAGAGCAACAAGATGTAGTTTATGATGAGAAATTCTTAATAGAAGAAGGCACAAGCGGAAGTGTGGCTGCTGGTACTCTAGGAGAAGATGAACTTGATGAGCTTTATGAAGAGGCCAAAGAGATCATTTTAAGTGAGCAAAAAACGTCAATAAGCTATCTGCAAAGACGCCTAAAGATAGGTTATAACAAAGCTGCAAATATAATCGAACAAATGGAGAAAATGGGTGTTTTAAGCCCAGTGAATGCAAAAGGACAAAGAGAAATTTTATAG
- a CDS encoding ferredoxin produces the protein MTLNELFNNYISFYELILSPTTLRSDIATYNKHFKNSLGLREIEDINFIDIQKFCNDLIKQDYKIKTIKNIVAKLKVIFKLGIKLELINKNPCDFIELPKFDNKRYFDYSITIQKRFIKAICENTEPSSDIFFFLLHGRRKNEVLSLKFSDINFKTRTYTIPFKINKAKRNMIYKMSDELFNRLYKRFLIAKKENKLNDYVFINSMTNDKFKDLRKSWSSLLKRNNLPKIRLHDIRHLIGTYSINYLKIPIEQVSFTLGHTNITTTQKYITANVKKSKETIENLLKSISE, from the coding sequence ATGACACTAAATGAGCTTTTTAATAATTACATTAGCTTTTACGAGCTTATTTTAAGTCCGACTACTTTAAGAAGTGATATAGCTACTTATAACAAGCATTTTAAAAACTCACTTGGCTTAAGAGAAATAGAAGATATAAATTTTATCGATATTCAAAAGTTTTGCAATGATCTTATAAAGCAAGATTACAAGATAAAGACTATTAAGAATATCGTTGCAAAGCTAAAGGTTATTTTCAAGCTTGGTATCAAACTGGAGCTAATAAATAAAAATCCTTGCGATTTTATTGAGCTTCCAAAGTTTGATAATAAAAGGTATTTTGATTACTCGATCACTATTCAAAAACGTTTTATTAAGGCTATTTGTGAAAATACCGAGCCAAGCTCTGATATATTCTTTTTTCTACTGCACGGCAGACGAAAAAACGAAGTATTAAGCTTAAAATTTAGCGATATAAATTTTAAAACAAGGACGTATACGATCCCTTTTAAAATTAATAAGGCTAAAAGAAATATGATTTATAAAATGAGTGATGAACTTTTTAATCGTCTTTACAAAAGATTTTTGATAGCTAAGAAAGAAAATAAGCTAAACGATTACGTCTTTATAAATTCTATGACAAACGATAAATTTAAAGATTTGCGTAAAAGCTGGTCTTCACTTCTTAAACGAAATAATCTTCCTAAAATCAGACTTCACGATATAAGGCATCTAATTGGCACATATTCAATAAATTATTTAAAAATTCCGATCGAGCAAGTATCATTTACATTGGGGCATACAAATATAACTACAACACAAAAATATATTACTGCAAACGTCAAAAAATCAAAAGAAACTATCGAAAATTTACTAAAATCAATTTCAGAATAA
- a CDS encoding radical SAM protein, with translation MYGISETDKIFLKAKLENQKKFLDSNFFMINGEYVPYSNFYFSSWHNSNRYIAELNNRVSSLNDYAQSQGLCPIFAVFTLPSEYHQQKLITLKSGRKKLVYNKKYIDDDKHSVSAGASKLQTLVRSIMNSKHFRRILQNERCYITTKEPHLDGTCHLNLLVFVPKEKINDCVIAIKSRFLDTHSRVETDIKNATAYIMKYIFKTLDDLRQNPDLDNLTDISYWYLKHNIRRFTMSKTFVSLEIYRKLNGSIDLISLTKNYNKGLVTVVVDPDTKKPLKIFDEFGELWQKTRIIKDSNTIKRYEDSSDEIKSFGNSLKQRQILKLCDELFKSDEKPKPVSRMKDYELVNYYQSLGGDVNAQHLAYVENLMLDRNLDNFTHYHKKHDLNAPDIDSFVDRFLICNEF, from the coding sequence ATGTATGGAATTAGTGAAACTGATAAAATCTTTTTAAAAGCTAAACTAGAAAATCAAAAGAAATTTTTAGACAGCAATTTCTTTATGATAAATGGCGAGTATGTCCCTTACTCAAATTTTTATTTTTCCAGCTGGCATAACTCTAATAGATACATTGCTGAACTTAATAATCGAGTATCTAGCCTTAATGATTATGCTCAAAGTCAAGGGCTTTGTCCTATTTTCGCAGTTTTTACCTTGCCTAGTGAATACCACCAACAAAAGCTTATAACTCTTAAGAGTGGCAGAAAAAAGCTTGTTTATAATAAAAAGTATATCGATGATGATAAGCATAGCGTTAGCGCAGGAGCTAGTAAGCTTCAAACTTTAGTTAGAAGCATTATGAACTCAAAGCATTTTAGAAGAATATTACAAAATGAAAGATGTTATATAACTACTAAAGAGCCACATTTAGACGGAACTTGTCATTTGAATTTGCTTGTTTTTGTTCCTAAAGAAAAAATAAATGATTGTGTTATAGCTATTAAAAGTCGTTTTTTAGATACTCATAGCAGGGTTGAAACTGATATTAAAAACGCTACTGCTTATATTATGAAGTATATCTTTAAGACTCTTGATGATTTACGTCAAAATCCTGATTTAGATAACTTGACCGATATTAGCTACTGGTATCTAAAGCATAATATCAGACGTTTTACAATGTCAAAAACGTTTGTAAGTCTTGAAATTTATAGAAAACTAAACGGCAGTATTGACCTAATATCTCTTACTAAAAATTATAATAAAGGCTTGGTTACTGTTGTTGTTGATCCTGATACTAAAAAGCCTTTAAAAATATTTGATGAATTTGGCGAACTTTGGCAAAAGACTAGAATAATTAAAGATAGCAACACTATTAAACGATATGAAGATTCAAGCGATGAAATAAAGAGCTTTGGCAACTCCTTAAAACAAAGGCAAATTTTAAAGCTTTGCGATGAGCTTTTTAAAAGCGATGAAAAGCCTAAACCAGTAAGCAGAATGAAAGATTACGAATTAGTTAATTATTATCAAAGCTTGGGCGGTGATGTAAATGCTCAGCATTTGGCTTATGTTGAAAATTTAATGCTAGATCGTAATTTAGACAACTTCACACACTATCACAAAAAGCACGATCTAAATGCCCCTGATATTGATAGTTTTGTAGATAGATTTTTGATATGTAATGAATTTTAA
- a CDS encoding ABC transporter ATP-binding protein has translation MTFNDFLGEISSITGKNIVISGNVDTNFDVFLPTLDLSKTDTFSKLLKDILNVNGLDYLIQDSVLLIYNPTTEDKPVLNDYIIKFKHVSKEDVVSALSLFSENIKYTVYSDRILLITTESQYEIINNLINGLDTSYQLRQLSFTIISTDNTKLKEIGPRIESLLNPLDHFYFKIITNVLTVDSTKVNKDSVTSLINLLKEKGVSDLLYNPRVTLIDNKDSVIESVIKTPIQKSSIEIQNNQRMTTNQVDYQDVGLKLYITNVLITNDSVSFTLDLYIESLLDDTLTPRISSRHLKTNVYLTDSNSFLIGGINSKETIKSTKTIPFVENIPILGDITTYKSEKTTDYSFSIFITMLPAEKDIFSEFYYDPKDKHLALERYLTSAARNAKGAPRSGE, from the coding sequence ATTACCTTTAACGATTTTTTAGGCGAGATTAGTTCTATAACTGGCAAAAATATTGTCATTAGTGGTAACGTCGATACTAATTTTGACGTATTCTTACCTACGCTTGATCTAAGTAAAACCGATACTTTTTCTAAGTTGCTTAAAGATATTTTAAACGTTAATGGCCTTGATTATTTGATACAAGATAGCGTTTTGTTGATATATAATCCAACTACTGAGGATAAGCCAGTATTGAATGATTATATAATCAAATTTAAGCACGTTTCCAAAGAAGATGTCGTATCTGCTCTTTCTTTATTTAGTGAAAACATAAAATACACTGTTTATAGTGATAGGATACTGCTTATTACTACTGAAAGTCAGTATGAGATTATTAATAATCTTATTAATGGGCTTGACACTAGCTATCAATTAAGGCAACTTAGCTTTACAATTATTAGCACAGACAATACAAAACTTAAAGAAATTGGCCCACGTATAGAATCACTTTTAAATCCACTAGATCATTTTTATTTTAAAATTATTACCAACGTTCTTACGGTCGATAGCACCAAAGTTAATAAAGATTCCGTCACCAGCCTTATAAATTTACTCAAAGAAAAGGGTGTATCTGATCTACTTTATAATCCTAGAGTTACTCTAATTGACAATAAAGACAGCGTAATCGAGAGCGTTATAAAAACTCCTATTCAAAAATCATCAATCGAAATTCAAAACAATCAAAGAATGACTACAAACCAAGTTGATTACCAAGATGTTGGCTTAAAGCTTTATATTACAAATGTCTTAATTACTAATGATAGCGTTAGCTTTACTTTGGATTTATATATAGAAAGTTTGCTTGATGATACATTGACTCCTAGAATTTCTAGTAGGCATCTAAAAACAAATGTATATCTTACTGATTCAAACTCTTTTCTTATTGGCGGTATTAATAGCAAAGAAACAATAAAATCAACAAAAACTATTCCTTTTGTTGAAAATATTCCTATTCTTGGTGATATAACTACATATAAAAGCGAAAAAACAACTGATTATAGCTTTAGTATATTCATAACAATGCTTCCAGCTGAAAAAGATATTTTTTCTGAGTTTTATTATGATCCAAAAGATAAACACCTTGCCTTAGAACGCTACCTAACGAGCGCAGCGCGCAACGCAAAAGGGGCCCCACGTAGTGGGGAATGA
- a CDS encoding zonular occludens toxin → MLSLIIGPPRSGKTYKAVHIINDEYELHLKNESKYRFIYTNINGLKFDHFDGFVKQYDKNDFLTAVSQEYTLSSQYENGFLDNVDNYDEYALKNGIYENYHHCLIVLDEAYNTFTKTFNDSLGRFLSYHGHFGIDIIFLFQSKRQTNREYLVHTELMYMAQPSGKRLFSSLFKYKVYSTSSNFNYNLIRSENLKFNQKVSDLYSSGSKEIYKSYATKKILFLIIFIIASYAIYKFLEPKHEPAQSTSQDTRFVDLNTSDSKKPKTISNSVDNSDINTTIFNNNRIYLKITCFPNGCKFRNYAIDLSLDSFLELLSFSNCHIFLQDKKSGNYIDYFVSCHADFERVLKSLENSSQGFANEKSPKTDSSPMLPALK, encoded by the coding sequence ATGTTAAGCTTGATTATAGGTCCGCCACGCTCTGGAAAAACATATAAAGCGGTTCATATAATAAATGATGAGTATGAGCTACATTTAAAAAATGAATCAAAGTATAGATTTATTTATACTAATATTAATGGCTTAAAATTTGATCATTTTGATGGCTTTGTAAAGCAATATGATAAAAATGATTTTCTTACCGCTGTTAGTCAAGAATATACGCTTAGTTCTCAATATGAAAATGGCTTTTTAGATAATGTAGATAATTATGATGAATATGCTTTAAAAAATGGCATCTATGAAAATTATCATCATTGCTTGATAGTTCTTGATGAAGCTTACAACACCTTTACTAAGACATTTAATGATAGTCTTGGTAGGTTTTTAAGTTATCACGGACATTTTGGCATTGATATTATTTTTTTATTTCAGTCTAAACGTCAGACAAATAGAGAATATTTAGTTCATACTGAATTAATGTATATGGCCCAGCCTAGTGGCAAAAGGCTCTTTAGTAGTCTTTTTAAATATAAAGTTTATAGCACTTCATCTAATTTTAATTATAATCTTATTCGCTCTGAAAATCTAAAATTTAATCAAAAAGTATCAGATTTATATAGTAGTGGCTCAAAAGAAATTTATAAAAGCTATGCAACTAAAAAGATCTTATTTTTAATAATTTTTATTATAGCTTCTTACGCTATATATAAATTTCTAGAGCCTAAGCATGAGCCAGCTCAATCAACTAGTCAAGATACTAGGTTTGTTGATTTAAATACTTCTGATTCTAAAAAGCCTAAAACAATTTCAAATAGCGTAGATAATTCAGATATAAACACCACTATTTTTAATAACAATAGAATCTATCTAAAGATAACTTGCTTTCCAAATGGTTGTAAATTTAGAAATTATGCCATTGATTTATCTTTAGATAGCTTCTTAGAACTTCTTTCTTTTTCAAACTGCCATATATTCTTACAAGATAAGAAGTCAGGCAATTACATTGATTATTTTGTTTCTTGCCATGCAGATTTTGAAAGAGTTTTAAAAAGCTTAGAAAATTCATCACAAGGGTTTGCAAATGAAAAATCTCCAAAGACTGATTCTAGTCCTATGCTTCCTGCTCTCAAGTAG
- a CDS encoding phosphonate transporter, which translates to MEKTKNFLESTKVKVAAVGSALLSAPALFAGDAPVIPTTPLKADYALFDYVFAGVIAVAFIFMIAGRVKSFIK; encoded by the coding sequence ATGGAAAAAACTAAAAATTTTCTAGAATCTACTAAGGTTAAAGTTGCTGCTGTTGGCTCTGCATTGCTTTCAGCTCCTGCTCTTTTCGCTGGAGATGCTCCAGTTATTCCAACTACGCCGTTAAAAGCTGACTATGCTTTATTTGACTACGTATTTGCTGGTGTTATCGCTGTTGCTTTCATCTTTATGATAGCTGGCAGAGTTAAATCTTTCATCAAGTAA
- a CDS encoding cobalt chelatase: MEKKEIANLLEIELRTLYNWEKSRPKLYNFIMENINSTQENASKIDELKKYFEKLSDIEQEYFLSSLKVKVLEKEIKQTETYK; this comes from the coding sequence ATGGAAAAAAAAGAAATCGCAAATTTACTTGAAATAGAGCTAAGAACTCTCTATAACTGGGAAAAATCAAGACCTAAACTATATAATTTTATTATGGAAAATATTAACTCTACACAAGAAAATGCTTCAAAAATAGATGAATTAAAAAAATATTTTGAAAAATTATCAGACATAGAACAAGAATATTTTTTATCTAGCCTAAAAGTAAAAGTATTAGAAAAAGAAATAAAACAAACAGAAACATACAAATGA
- a CDS encoding histidine kinase, producing MNKREAAKFIEKDISTIYNWKKTNPNLYKILEFYFQKESETNPKHKELIELFDKLSEIEQEFYLSDIKARILKKEMDK from the coding sequence ATGAATAAAAGAGAGGCAGCCAAATTTATCGAAAAAGATATAAGCACTATCTATAACTGGAAAAAAACTAACCCCAACCTATACAAAATACTAGAATTTTATTTTCAAAAAGAAAGTGAAACTAATCCAAAGCACAAAGAGCTAATAGAACTATTTGATAAGCTAAGTGAGATAGAACAAGAATTTTATTTATCAGACATAAAAGCAAGAATACTTAAAAAAGAGATGGATAAATGA
- a CDS encoding histidine kinase — translation MNKREAAEFIGKDIKTIYNWEKTNPNLYKILEFYFQKESEINPTHKELIELFDRLSEIEQQFYLSDIKARILKKEIG, via the coding sequence ATGAATAAAAGAGAAGCAGCTGAATTTATTGGAAAGGATATAAAAACTATATACAACTGGGAAAAAACTAACCCAAATCTATACAAAATACTAGAATTTTATTTTCAAAAAGAAAGTGAAATTAATCCAACGCACAAAGAGCTAATAGAACTATTTGATAGGTTGAGTGAAATAGAGCAACAATTTTATTTATCAGACATAAAAGCAAGAATACTTAAAAAAGAGATAGGATAA